From Xiphophorus maculatus strain JP 163 A chromosome 12, X_maculatus-5.0-male, whole genome shotgun sequence, the proteins below share one genomic window:
- the rbm19 gene encoding probable RNA-binding protein 19 has protein sequence MSRLIVKNLPNGFKEERFRSMFAAFGTVTDCSLKFTKEGKFRKFGFVGFKSEEDASRALKHFNKSFVDTSRVTVEMCKAFGDPTKGKAWSKHTQSSEQDKPSAAASTDKKKKNTGKKETRSALGNLEAEDGFNEFMSVHQNRSQAQTWTNDMAQDPADSGGVQKQKKKKPASDDYLNFDSDQSEDEKHDVDDDDDDDDNNEVASKEALKSGLSDMDYLRSKMAQTLEESDEENEVDEEQEEEGPVQHGDSAYESGERENISKPKPFPGNEKQSAQQEMEPTTDFTVKLRGVPFNVKEQQIREFMTPLRPAAIRIGRNETGNRTGYVYVDLHSDEEVEKALKKNKDYIGGRYIEVFRIDSSGAKSKRNKNDKEIDRNFTRKLKEDEEEEDVSESGRLFIRNLPYTCTEEEMKELFAKYGPLSEMLFPIDNLTKRPKGFAFVTYMIPENAVVALAKLDGHIFQGRMLHVLPSTVKKEKSESPESGGPGSSSYKRQKDAKNKASSSSSHNWNSLFLGTSAVADAIAEKYNTTKSKVFDHESKGSVAVRMALGETEIVQETRQFLLDNSVCLDSFSQAAAARSTTVILVKNLPAGVTTTELEELFSPHGSLGRVLLPPSGLTAIIEFLEPTEAKQAFTRLAYSKFHHVPLYLEWAPVGVFTAAKPETDKEKTVKEEKKKEDDEQEEKDEEEEETVPGSTLFIKNLNFSTTEEKLQEVFCKCGKVKSCSISKKKDKSGNVLSMGYGFVQYQTAEAAQKALRQLQHCVVDDHQLEVKISERATRTAEVSHKKKQAEKKQTGSKILVRNVPFQATVREIRELFCTFGELKTVRLPKKAAGSGNHRGFAFVDFLTKQDAKKAFAALCHSTHLYGRRLVLEWADAEDTVETLRQKTAEHFHGDLPKKRRKAEVMEGILESMETDGGVED, from the exons atgTCAAGACTCATCGTTAAAAACCTGCCTAACGGG TTTAAGGAGGAGAGGTTCAGGTCGATGTTTGCTGCTTTCGGCACCGTCACAGACTGCTCTCTGAAGTTCACCAAAGAGGGAAAGTTCAGAAAGTTTGGCTTCGTGGGCTTCAAATCCGAGGAGGATGCGAGCAGAGCgctgaaacatttcaacaagaGCTTTGTGGACACATCCAGAGTGACG GTGGAGATGTGTAAAGCGTTTGGAGATCCCACTAAAGGAAAAGCCTGGAGTAAGCACACCCAGAGCTCAGAGCAGGATAAAccgtctgctgctgcttccaCAGACAAAAAGAAG aaaaatacTGGGAAAAAGGAAACCAGGAGTGCACTGGGAAAT CTGGAGGCAGAAGATGGATTTAATGAGTTTATGTCAGTGCATCAGAACCGCAGCCAGGCCCAGACCTGGACAAATGACATGGCTCAGGATCCGGCTGACTCTGGAGGCgtacaaaagcagaagaagaaaaagcccGCCTCTGATGATTACCTTAACTTTGATTCAGACCAGTCAGAGGATGAGAAGCATGAtgtggatgatgatgatgatgatgatgataataatgaag TTGCCTCTAAAGAAGCCCTGAAGTCTGGCCTGTCGGATATGGACTACCTGCGCTCCAAGATGGCTCAAACTTTGGAGGAGAGTGACGAAGAGAATGAAGTTGatgaagagcaggaggaggagggtccTGTTCAGCATGGGGACAGCGCCTATGAGAGCGGTGAACGAGAAAACATCTCGAAGCCTAAACCTTTCCCTGGGAATGAGAAACAAAGTGCCCAACAAGAG ATGGAGCCGACGACAGATTTCACAGTGAAGCTAAGAGGAGTCCCATTTAATGTAAAAGAG CAACAAATCCGAGAGTTTATGACTCCGCTGAGGCCTGCAGCCATCAGGATCGGGAGGAACGAAACTGGAAACAGAACTG GTTATGTGTATGTGGACTTGCACTCTGatgaggaggtggagaaggCTCTGAAGAAGAACAAAGATTACATAG GAGGTCGTTACATCGAAGTCTTCCGCATTGATTCATCAGGGGCGAAAAGCAAGaggaacaaaaatgacaaagaaattgACAGAAACTTCACCAGGAAGCTGAaagaggatgaggaagaggaggatgttTCAGAGTCTGGTCGACTCTTCATCAGAAACCTTCCCTACACCTGCACAGAAGAGGAGATGAAAGAGCTTTTCGCTAAATATG GTCCTTTATCTGAGATGCTCTTCCCTATTGACAATCTGACCAAGAGACCTAAAGGATTTGCTTTTGTTACCTACATGATACCAGAAAATGCTGTGGTAGCTCTTGCGAAGTTGGATGGACATATATTTCAG GGTAGAATGCTTCATGTTCTTCCCTCCACTGTGAAGAAGGAAAAGTCTGAGTCTCCAGAATCTGGTGGTCCTGGTTCTTCATCATATAAACGACAGAAAGATGCTAAAAATAAAGCTTCGAGTTCTAG TTCGCACAACTGGAACTCTTTGTTTCTGGGTACAAGTGCAGTGGCCGATGCCATTGCTGAAAAATATAACACCACAAAAAGCAAAGTCTTTGACCAT GAGTCAAAGGGAAGTGTTGCAGTGCGGATGGCTCTTGGAGAAACTGAGATTGTCCAGGAGACCCGACAGTTCCTGCTGGACAACAGTGTTTGTCTAGACTCCTTCAGTCAA gcagcagcagctagGAGTACAACTGTGATCCTGGTAAAAAACCTTCCTGCTGGAGTGACTACGACAGAGCTGGAAGAACTTTTCTCGCCTCACGGCTCTTTGGGTCGAGTTCTGCTGCCGCCTTCAGGACTCACCGCCATCATTGAGTTCCTGGAGCCAACCGAAGCCAAGCAAGCGTTCACCAGGCTAGCTTACAGCAAG TTCCACCATGTCCCACTGTATTTGGAGTGGGCTCCTGTTGGGGTGTTCACAGCTGCCAAACCAGAAACAG ATAAAGAGAAGACAgtgaaggaagagaaaaagaaagaggacgATGAGCAAGAAgagaaagatgaagaagaagaagaaactgtgCCGGGTTCTACACTTTTCATTAAGAATCTGAATTTCAGCACAACAGAAGAAAAGCTACAGGAG gtCTTCTGCAAATGTGGAAAAGTCAAGTCTTGCAGCATTTCCAAGAAGAAAGATAAATCAG GTAACGTGTTGTCCATGGGTTACGGTTTTGTTCAATATCAGACAGCAGAGGCAGCACAGAAGGCTCTTAGGCAACTGCAG CACTGTGTGGTGGATGATCATCAGCTAGAGGTGAAGATTTCTGAAAGAGCCACAAG AACTGCTGAGGTGTCTCACAAAAAGAAGCAAGCTGAGAAGAAGCAAACAGGCTCCAAGATTCTTGTCCGCAACGTTCCCTTCCAAGCCACTGTCAGGGAAATTCGGGAGCTTTTCTG taCATTTGGGGAGTTGAAGACTGTCCGTCTTCCAAAGAAAGCAGCTGGTTCAGGGAACCATCGGGGCTTTGCCTTTGTTGATTTCCTCACCAAACAGGATGCTAAG aaagcCTTCGCTGCACTCTGCCACAGCACCCATCTGTACGGGAGGCGTCTTGTGCTTGAATGGGCTGATGCTGAGGATACAGTGGAGACACTGAGACAGAAAACAGCTGAACATTTCCATGGTGATCTACCAAAGAAGAGACGAAAAGCAGAAGTCATGGAAGGAATTCTGGAGTCGATGGAAACCGATGGGGGAGTTGAAGACTGA